GGTTTCACGTCGGTCCACCTCAAAGGTGAATGATGGCTACTTTGACTTGACAACCACGTTGTGCTGCTGTTTTAAGTTTGGACTCGATGACTGCAGTGTTACACCTGTTAACGTCCTCAAATGTCTCTCTAATGCCGATGTGATGTAAATACCACCAACAGTCCTTATCCTGAAGTGATATCATGCTATGGAGACGTAGTTGGGATTTAAGTATCCCATAATGTGATGCTCGTGCACAGATTTGTTTCACATGTGCTTTTATCgcgtgctcttttttttcttttttttccacatcttCGTAGAAATGTCAAACGTTCAAACCCCGCATGGTAAGTTGGGTAAAGCccatgtgaagaagaagaagaagaagaagagcaatgCAGCATATTCACAGCAAGCCAAAACGGTCTACTGTATTTTGTGTCGCAGATCTTCTTTGAAAGCGGTGAGTGGCTCTAACTTTACACATTTAACTGAATAGTAGTGCTGGctaatatgttgttgttgttgtttttatcaaccTACAGTAGTTCCAAATTGATTCCAATTGCTTGACAAGATGTCTCTTAATTACAGCAAGTACAACACCATGAACATGGCATGCTGCATCACAGAGAGCTGGAGACAGTGCGGGGCATGTGAGTGACATTTGTCAGATATAAACATGTGAACCTGTTAATAtagaatatttaaaatatttcatgTTATCCAGTATTTTCCTGCCTTAGTGAGATAACCTATTCATAACATGCATCAGCCCGTCTTAAAGCAGCGAATCTGACATGCACTTGTATCTGACaaaatgttctctttctttcattgaCAGGGATTCATTTCATACGTGTCAGGCGTGTAATGCATCCTCCATGAGTTTAAATGAGTATGCTAAGCACATCTCCACCACTCAAACACCAAGCGAAGTTGAAGAGTTTGATCGTGAGAAACGTAAAGCCTGTCCCTCTGAATAAGACTCTGTGCAAAAGACCATGATCCATCTCGCAGAGAGAAACAAGACACTAAAAAAGAGGAGTAATACTTTTACCTGCTTATTTATATGCATTTTATTCTCTCCATATGTAATATTTTTAATAACTAATAACTTTTTTCCATACAGGAAGAAAgcagggaaaaagaaaaaaagaaactgcagcAAGAAGCTGGTCATGCTGAAATGCGACAGGGAGCCTTGTGGAAAAACCCGGTTGGGTCCAAAGTAGCGaagctggaaaacaaacaagtgaacATGAGGATACTGAAGCAGGAGACTCACCAACAAGGAAGTAACAATGCTGTTGTTCAAAACAAAGAGAACAACGCGTCCCGTATGCAAAGGTGTCTTCACGAAAGAGAATCAACTAATCAAAGCGAAAGATTTGTTTGCTTCTCAGAAGAGCCTGCAGGTCAAACTTCTATTCAAGACCAGTCCACACAATCCACTCAGCAGCTGGAGTATAATGACAACTTTTCTGTCAAAATGGAGAGCTCCCAAACAGACAGACTTGTCAGCAGACCTTACACAACCAAGTAGGTGCCACGAGGaagccaaaaaaacaaaaaatggtcTACCGACGTGCAGACGAAACTATTACAACCAGCAGTTTGATGGAGAATTCACCAGTGATCTCCTTCCTCATAATGGAGCCATCATCTTTGGTCATGACCAGGAAAGACTGGGACCCTCTCCGCCAGCACAAAAAGGTTCGGCTCAAATTGCTCCACCAAACGGAGCCGCCGATGCAGATCCAATACGGGATGTCGATGTCAGTGCGATGCTTACGGCAAATCAGAAGAGCACTGGGTGTGAGGGAGCCGTGTAGGAGCTGACCGTGAAAGCCCGGAAGCAGAACTCTAAAGCAGGTTTCCAGATCGGCTGATCATGACACCTTGCACACAAGACGGAGCTGGAGAAAAAGCAGCCGACAGGTGTATCCTctaagaagaacaagaaggaggcGACACGCCACATCACCTCTGCTCCAGCTACATCCGAGCAATCCTCACAGGTTAACAGCCCTGCCCCTGCATCCCCATTCTGGTGTTTCTCACTCTAATATTACTCCCCCTAAGCCAAAGCAGAGAATGGTCAAATGAAACAAGAAATGACTCAACATTGTGAGACAAGCTCAATGTTTGCAAGTGACTCAAATGGACAATCACACCGCAGGGAGGGAGAATCTCAGGAGCTCGACAGCCAGACCTCTCTCAGCCAATATCCGACCACATCCTCTGAGTCTAACCTGAACATCACTCGCAAGGTTCGAATTGCCCACAAATCAGGCAACGTTCAGGAAGGAAAAGAGGCTGGGCTGACACCAACCGTGAAAACATTGCTTAGCTTATCAAGGACCAAGAATAAGTTGACCTGGAGGGAGATGtacaaggagaggaaaaggatgaAGCAGGAAAAAGACAACGGCATGCCCAGGTAaacctcttttcttttaaactatATCCCTTTATAGTTTGTTTGAAGTTATAGTTTTCATCTGTTTTAATTCTGTGTGGAAACAGGTTTGAATTGGTTGGGGACCCTCTGTCTGACCCGAAAAAGCTCAACACAAGCAAAAGGGCCATAAACACAAGTCTGACAGAAGGCTTTCACTGGGAGGTCGTTCCTAGACGGTCCTTCAGGTGCACAACGGACCGTGTTACCACCTCGCCCCAGAACAACAAGCATATAATGActctcacacagaaacacagtcaGAATCTCTGATTCGGGAGACCTTTGGAGCAGACTGGTGCGGCACAGGAAGCTGCAGCAGACAGATGGCTGAAGCTGTCTCTGTGAAGGTGGAGCCACAGTTGGAGGGAATGATGGAATTGAGATTTGAGCGCCAACGGTCACAGCAGCAAGAGGAAACGCAATGCTGTGAGTAGTATAGAGTGTTGATAAGTGAAGGCACAGCTGAAACATAAAACCTGATGCATTTTTATGGTTGTAATAACATGATCGTGTGCTCTTACAGTATGATGGCATTTCTGATATGCAATCaagtggaaaaaagaagaatacaaagTCAAACAgtggtaatgtttttttaagttctATAATGTGAAATTCTAACATTGCAGTGAAAGAGTTCGATCAATTCAGGCATTATCATTTTAGAGTAAAAGTGTAAATGTACGCACATCTCAAGGCCATTGGTAAACAACATAAGTAAAAAGGTAACACCTGTGcactgaaacacattttatttagatGGACAAAGGTGCAATCCCAGTGAGGTTGTCTGatttcaacaacaaaataaaataataataattaaaagtaaTCAAAAACCTGTCCATGTTTTCCCTTCTAACAGACCAGGGCCAAATGGACCAGCTGTTGGCTGTGTCTCTGAGGGAGGATGAGCTGAGTCACTCGTTGCAGGATTTGGAGCCGGTCTCTGATTCAGGCCCGCAATGCCCTGCAAGCTGCCTACACAGAGGCAGACACTCCTGCTATTGAGACAGCAGGTACCACCACTAATGAAGACGCATAAGAaaatcaaaataattaaaaaaaaacgttcccCTCAGGTTCAATGTCAAAGGTTTACATTAAATTGTTCCTTTCGGTGTTGTAGTTTACTGAGGAGGTCAACCGTCTGAGAGCCCAGCGCATTGAAATCCTGCAAGGGATGCAAGGTACAGTAGAATGACTCTTTGCTTGGAATGGCTTCATATCAAACGAGTagtttatctttttctttcttaatctCTTTAAGGAGGATACACAGAAGCAGAGAAGCCACCACCTCATCAGCAGGGGCTCCTGCTATTGTACATCCAAGACTCTCGCCCCTTCCTTCCTCACCCTTCCCCACCTCCTTCAGCCAGCAACCACACCCAACATCTTCCATTAGCCCCCTTGCTCTGCCAATCATGCCAGTGGAGCAAGACATCTTCCAAACATCCACAGTTGGGCAGGCCAGTCAGTTTGCCAAAAACAGTCTCCAGTGACTCTGATACACTTCAGGTACCTGCGTACCAACCCGTGCCCCTGTTTCCCTCTGATTTGAAATCTTCACTGCTGCTTCCGGCACCATGCTTAGCTGCTCCTACACTGCTGTTACCTCTCTCAACTAGAGTCCTCTGCATCAGCATGTACAAATAGTTTTTTCCGAATCGTCTGCCTGCAGCAGACGGTGACATCAGTGAGAGGAGAAACGCAGTCAGCCGGCAGTGATTCTGAGGAAGAGATGGGATTAATCTCTGCATGAAAGTTAATGAAAAAGAGCCAGCAGCAGAGAAGCCAGTCTCCACTTTAGTCCCCAAAAAGGTCAAATTGCATCTGCTGCAACATCAGACGAAGATAAAGAAAACGAGAGCGACGCCTCCATCGAATGATGGAGCCCTGCGATGGGGTGGTCATTGATATCGATGGCTCAGACAATGAGGATGCGCCAAATGTTCCAGTCCACCAAGAGCCTCCTCAAAGGTCTGTCAGCGTGGAGTTCAATTCTTTAAGCACACAGACATTTCAGCAAAGtgatgttgagaggtgagattACATTTGGTGTAGATCCTGAACCTTTCAAGCATTGCTTTACTTGTGTGAAATGTGACTGACTTTTCTCTCTTGACCACTCAGAAAATTTGTGCCAGTGAAAGATAGCGGTGCTACTCTCGGTGAGTATTGTTTGTTCTACTTGCAGTAAGTGCCACAGACATGTTTAGATGCAAAGCTGGGGTGTTGTCACTGTAATCACttagtgtttgttgttttgttagaaTGTGGGGACCGAGGACGAGGAGATGTCCGTGGGATCTTTTCTGAATCACACGGGCCCTGTCCACGGCCTCCAAGTTCACGGAAGCCGGTTGTACACATGTTTCAGGGGACAACACGGCACGGGCCTACAATCTGATGGTATGTTGATCACGGTCCAAAATGTAACGTTGTCCCTGCTGACCACGACATCCTTCCTCAGGACAATAAGAAAAGATGATCAAACCAAAATAGAATCCTTCTGTATCACGCAGACTGTTATTGTCTGCTTTTTATACTGAAAAATGACTACTTCTTATTTCACCTAAAATCATGTAAGACTTATACACATTTATCTTTAATTACATTGTACATACAACGCAGCATAGACAATAGAATCATTCATTTATAATCTGTGAAATTACAAGGCAATTTGTCTGTCTCCAGAACAAGGAGTGCGAAGCAGTGTTTCAAggtcacacaaacaaagtcaacTGTCTGCTGGTGTCGTCTGTCCCAAACATGCCTCTCGCCTCTACACCGGATCCAGTGACCAGACCATCCGCTGTTTACAGCATAAAGGTACAGAAACGACTGGACAAGCCACATTGTTGCCTCTTATCAGACAGAATCCTGAATGCAATATCTCAGCAACACCTGGTGGGATTTTCTTCAAAATTGGCACACATGTTCCACCTCAACTCAAAGAAGAATGGTGGTCAAAGGTTACTGGGACCGTCTAAACACGGTTTTGGGCCATAATTGATGCTAATTTTGACAATTTCACACCAATAGGATAGATAATGAAAGTGATGACCTTTTGTATAGATGTACACGGCAACTTGATTGGTGGACGTCAGGCAACAAACTGCGAGGCTGTAATTCTAGTTagatgttttacttttatttgattgagttattgttgtttttctcctcgcCTCTAGACCTCAAAAGTGTCTGCAGCAGATCACTCTGACAGACAGAGTGTTGTGTTTGCACATTGCCTGGAAGATCCTGTATGCTGGACTGGCCAACGGATCAGTGGCTAGCTATGACTTAAAGGCGAGTAACATTGTTGTACTGGGGAAGGAGCTCATGATTTGATCCCAGGAGTGGTTAGTATTTATTATGCGTTGACATTAAACCACTACATGCTGTGAGTAAGACGATCATCAATCTACTGGTTTACTTGAgtcaaatattgtgttttacacGCGTTGACCAGAGTATTTGCATGGCCAGGCTAAAATCATTTTGCACTGATTTTGAGCATAGGTCTTATTTTTGTCTATCAGAGTAATGTTCTTACAGCTGCTCAAAACATCAGTAGAAGCGTTAACTCTATATATCGTTTTTTCTCTCATTAGAATCTGAAGCTCTTGGATGAGTTTGACTGCCACAGCCCGCGAGGTGTGAGCTGTCTGGGTGACAGCACAGGAGGGCGCCCGCCGAGTGCTGCTGGTCGGCTCCTACGACAGCACCATCAGCGTCCGAGATGCTAAGAGTAGCCTGCTGCTGCGCTCGCTGCAGGGTCACACCAAAACTGTACTCTGTATGAATGTAAGGAGATAAAGCCACTGAAAATTTAAACTGGTGAACTTAACAATAGGTTTTGCCCAGATAAGGGACCAAGTAATTGGAAATGCAGATGCTGACATTTGCAGATGCTTCTTAATAAACATCTAAAGTGACTAAACATCACATTAATTCTTCTTAAAGCTGTAAATATTTCATTCATTATAATGCTGTAATACATTGTTTCTTCTGTTAATTGAAGATGAATGTAGACCACCCAGATATTATTACTAAGATATAATAATCAGGGATCCTGAATaatatttccattttgttttcaggTGGTGAATGACCTGTCTTTAGCGGCTCCAGTGACACATCCGTTCATGCCCACAACATCCACGTAAGtgttaaagattaaaaagggagttttaaattatattgaatGTCAGGTACTTTTCAACATCACAAATCTATTAAATCTGTAATGTATCTTGAAAGTTCAGCACAAATTGAGTTAGTACTGTCAACGTTATTTCTGTTTATCTTTATTTGCAGACGGGTGAGTTGGTTTCGTATCTACAAGGGTCACGGTCATGCGGTCACATCAATAGTCATCCTGGGGAAAGTGATGGTGACAGCCTCTCTGGATAAACTGGTCCGAGTTTATGAGCTACAGGTACAGAATTTATGATGCCAGTTTAACAGTGATGTGTGTAGACTACGGCCTTTGACACCGATATCTGAATAAGTTGCCAGTTGTATagatgtaaaaaacaaaataggAAGCAAACTTCTCAACTACAGACCTCAAAATCACAAGAAGGCCAATATTCACATGTAAATCTCTGTTGTTCATATTTCTTCATCGTAGTACTAATAACAATTTATATTTCTCATAGTTTCCTTTTGCAGCATAGAAGTGAAGTTGGAAAAAGGTCTTAACGTTTTTTATTATCTGGAAGTCCGAGCATATTCTAGTGCCGCCACAAGGCTCCCAGCATACCAAGGAGGAATGGCACCAGTTGTGACAGAGCTAACATTGTTAACATACCAAATAGTTGGTTTACTGCTgcattaatgctctgaatccaATGTAGAGACAGTTCACTGTAGatatatacatgtgtaatgTGATTACATCGAGCTGTCTTCTTCTGCATCAtctatattattaatttaaactttCTATTTGTGTCTCTTCAGTCTCATGACCGTCTGCAGGTGTACGGGGGGTCACGATGACATGGTGATGTGCATGGCCGTACATAAGAGTGTGGTACGTGGACTAAGTCTGGTCCAGCCAGGATTTTCCGATCTATACTTACACGACAGAGGTAATTTTGaaaaagatggatggatattgTTGAACTATGTAATCTTATCATTATTCGTGCCAAACAGGTCTATACGGGCTGTTATGATGGCAGTGTTCAAGCGGTGAAGCTCAACTTGATGAAGAACTACCGCTGCTGGGTAACGACACATCATCATTTTACAGCGAGTGAATCTTGAAGgaaaatgtttatatttgagGTTGTATCCAAACATTGCCAACCTTCTTCTTCAAGATATGACATGATTTGTATGAATTGTAATGTGTTCTGATTGACTTGCATTGtaacgtgtgtacgtgtgaccTTCGCCCTCTGTTCAGTGGCAGAACTGCGCTCTGATCTTCGGCACGACGGAGCATCTTTTGCAGCACCTCGTCGGTGATCACAGCAACCTGAACATGCAAGCGATCAGATGTCGGTGGAGAGGCTGCAGCGACTTTTTTGACACAAATCAGTCTGTTCAGCAGGTAATGTACCGACTGTTTTTTAAGAAAGTGAAGATTTCCAATCGGCTCATTAGCTAAGCAATGTGTAGGAGTTTGTCATCCCGGTGTGATTTCACACCATGCACGAGAGTACATTTGGGCAGGTTGAACAACTTCCACTTTCATCCCAGGTGTTTTATTGAATATTGACAATGTAATACTAGTAATACATGTGAAAGGGTGAAACTGTTTCCTCAGTGTTTTGCATTTTCTCGCAGAAGCTGCCTGAACACATGCAGACCCACGTGGATAACGACAGTAAAGTGCAGCCTGACAACAGCTGCGGTGAAGATATGCAGCAGATACGGGTTGATATCGGTTGATATTTCTttaattctgttttatttaCCATTCATTTCCATTTGGAGATGTTTTCCAGTTATGTTTTAGCTTTTGAGGTGCAAAGTACATGTCTTGGTCGTGTGTATGCTGTGATCTCTGTGACAGTGAGACAAGACAGACTGCATTGATCCCGTTGCATGACCAAATTGAGACGTTCAATCTCAAACACTCAATCAGTCCTGTGTTAAAATTAATGTTTTCAGCTAATTTCTTGATCAACTAAGCCGTTTCATCTTAATTGAATGAGCTGAGTAATTCAATACTATTTTTGGTTTGTTAACacgttttttgttttcactATGAATTCATGGCGTGGTTTTGTTCACCATctatatattaatgtatattgTTCAGAGATGTCATTAGTATATGTGGGGCTAATTACGCGGAACATTTAAACAACTATGCAGCACTGAAATAAACACTTCAGATTAGCTTTGGCGAAGCAGCCTAGAGTGTGAACGGCCTTCAGAATTAGTTTTGGCGATTGACTCAAAGTGGAGGTGACAGGTTTTGATATTGTCTGAATATGTTGAACAGCAAAGCAAAGATGCCACATAAGTTATCCATGAACACCCAGTTTGGGACATTCGTCTGTCTGCCACActgagttattattataaaggAGTATTGCACCGATTTAGCTTTGCGCTcctgtcacattgttgttcttaGAAAGGATCCAAATTAATGCAGCCAGAAcacaatattttctttattccatGAATTCATCCTTCCTCGTTAAACCTGGCACCTACAATACCACAATGCAACAAGTTACAGTCCTCTGTTAAGCTCACTTCTTTCTTACACCTCCAGATTTTCAAAACTTGTAGTTTACAGCCCAAATAACGAACTGTATCAGATTTCGGTGCAGCACTGGAGCCACACAACATTCAGCTTTATACTTATTTTTTCACATATTCGATAGAACTCCCCAAGACCTGTAAT
The nucleotide sequence above comes from Cyclopterus lumpus isolate fCycLum1 chromosome 24, fCycLum1.pri, whole genome shotgun sequence. Encoded proteins:
- the LOC117727049 gene encoding zinc finger protein 106-like, whose product is MSYSLMTVCRCTGGHDDMVMCMAVHKSVVYTGCYDGSVQAVKLNLMKNYRCWWQNCALIFGTTEHLLQHLVGDHSNLNMQAIRCRWRGCSDFFDTNQSVQQKLPEHMQTHVDNDSKVQPDNSCGEDMQQIRVDIG